The proteins below are encoded in one region of Prevotella melaninogenica ATCC 25845:
- a CDS encoding DNA topoisomerase IV subunit B — protein MDKSTATNPQSSTPVSYTDDNIRHLSDMEHVRTRPGMYIGRLGDGKLPEDGIYVLLKEVIDNSIDEFKMNAGDRIEIDVEDNLRVSVRDYGRGIPQGKLVEAVSVLNTGGKYDSKAFKKSVGLNGVGVKAVNALSAHFEVKSFRDGKVRELSFEKGNLQSDKTKKSADENGTYIYFEPDATLFKHYSFHDDIVEEMLRNYTYLNTGLTIMYNGRRILSRHGLKDLLTDNMTVDPLYPIVHMKGEDIEIAFTHTNQYGEEYYSFVNGQHTTQGGTHQTAFKEHIAKTIKEFFGKYEYGDIRNGLVAAIAINVEEPVFESQTKIKLGSTQMSPDGESINKYVGDFIKTNVDNYLHIHKEDFTDILENKIKETERERKAMAGVTKLARERAKKANLHNRKLRDCRVHYCDVKNDRKEESSIFITEGDSASGSITKSRDVNTQAVFSLRGKPLNCFGLTKKVVYENEEFNLLQAALDIEDGLDSLRYNKVIVATDADVDGMHIRLLIITFFLQFFPELIKKGHVYVLQTPLFRVRNRRTKIKNKEVIAEADARRVKGEKKNDFITRYCYSEEERVAAINELGPDPEITRFKGLGEISPDEFAHFIGPDMRLEQVTLHKNDQVAKLLEYYMGKNTMERQNFIIDNLVIEEDLPDVEE, from the coding sequence ATGGATAAATCAACAGCAACCAACCCTCAATCCTCAACACCCGTTTCTTACACCGACGATAATATCCGACACCTATCGGATATGGAGCATGTGCGTACCCGTCCGGGTATGTATATTGGTCGTTTGGGCGATGGAAAGTTGCCTGAAGATGGTATATATGTACTCTTGAAGGAGGTAATTGATAACTCTATTGACGAGTTTAAGATGAATGCTGGTGACCGTATTGAGATTGATGTGGAGGATAATCTGCGTGTTAGTGTGCGCGACTATGGGCGTGGTATTCCACAGGGAAAGCTTGTTGAGGCTGTGTCTGTACTGAATACGGGTGGTAAGTATGACTCTAAAGCATTTAAGAAGAGTGTTGGTTTGAATGGTGTCGGCGTGAAAGCTGTTAATGCATTGAGTGCTCATTTCGAGGTAAAGAGTTTCCGCGACGGTAAGGTGCGTGAACTATCGTTTGAGAAAGGTAACCTCCAAAGCGACAAAACAAAGAAGTCTGCGGACGAGAATGGTACCTATATCTACTTTGAACCAGACGCAACTCTTTTCAAGCATTATAGCTTCCATGATGATATTGTGGAGGAGATGCTCCGTAACTATACCTACCTGAATACAGGATTGACCATCATGTACAATGGTCGTCGCATACTTAGTCGACATGGTTTGAAGGACCTTTTGACTGATAATATGACTGTTGATCCATTGTATCCTATTGTTCACATGAAGGGAGAGGATATTGAGATTGCTTTCACACACACCAATCAATATGGCGAGGAGTACTACTCCTTCGTGAATGGTCAGCATACAACGCAGGGCGGTACGCACCAGACAGCCTTCAAGGAGCATATTGCCAAGACAATAAAAGAGTTCTTCGGCAAGTATGAGTATGGTGACATTCGTAACGGATTAGTGGCCGCTATCGCTATAAACGTTGAAGAGCCAGTATTCGAATCACAAACAAAGATTAAGTTAGGTTCCACACAGATGTCACCTGATGGTGAGTCTATCAATAAGTATGTGGGCGACTTTATCAAGACAAACGTTGACAACTACCTTCATATTCATAAAGAAGACTTTACCGATATACTTGAGAATAAAATCAAGGAGACTGAGCGAGAGCGTAAGGCAATGGCTGGTGTAACGAAGTTAGCACGTGAGAGAGCGAAGAAAGCTAACCTCCATAACCGTAAATTGCGTGACTGTCGTGTACACTATTGTGACGTAAAGAACGATCGAAAGGAGGAGAGTTCTATCTTCATAACAGAGGGAGATTCAGCCAGCGGAAGTATTACTAAGAGTCGTGATGTCAACACACAAGCTGTCTTCTCATTGCGTGGAAAGCCGCTTAACTGCTTTGGATTGACAAAGAAAGTAGTGTATGAGAATGAAGAGTTCAACCTCCTTCAGGCTGCACTCGACATTGAAGACGGACTCGATTCACTCAGATATAACAAGGTGATAGTGGCAACGGATGCCGATGTCGATGGTATGCATATCCGCTTATTGATAATCACCTTCTTCCTTCAGTTCTTCCCAGAGCTGATAAAGAAAGGACATGTATATGTCCTTCAGACACCGCTTTTCCGTGTTCGTAACCGTCGAACAAAGATAAAGAACAAAGAGGTGATTGCCGAAGCGGACGCTCGTCGTGTGAAAGGAGAGAAAAAGAACGACTTTATTACACGTTATTGTTACTCTGAGGAGGAGCGTGTAGCAGCTATCAACGAGCTTGGTCCAGACCCAGAAATCACTCGATTCAAAGGTCTTGGTGAGATTTCTCCTGACGAATTTGCCCATTTCATTGGTCCAGATATGCGTCTGGAACAGGTTACTTTGCATAAGAATGACCAGGTAGCTAAGCTCTTGGAGTATTATATGGGTAAGAACACGATGGAACGTCAGAACTTTATTATTGACAACCTCGTTATAGAAGAGGACCTTCCTGACGTGGAAGAATAA
- a CDS encoding THUMP-like domain-containing protein, producing MDKTDKIKQEEFPLPRYVQEVLSKHNISLPSLWGRGKGEGLLGSLSVLALQSHRYPDIDMAFLLDQLAGWQTARTKLPSWAAKEDIIYPPHLSMEQCSSEQTAEYKARLVARLVGLENIASYDLNNDCSRPSVGEKTTPKQQENHVWNSFEGSFCDLTGGFGVDFSFIARSFKRAIYVEQQENLCELARHNFHALGLTHAEVVNADGTAYLHQLDHVSVLFLDPARRNEQGGKTVLISDCAPDVLALEEELLVKADSVVIKLSPMLDWHRAVDELNRLGNVVREVHIVSVRNECKELLLVLRKTKGEKDDKTATEKALKVFCVNDNNIVSYSLDEALSVSQRLLSAVPKAGQYLYEPNASLMKAGCFALLTARYPLSALSFNSHLFVSEEAINDFPGRQFEITAVSSFNKKELRRSLSGIDKANLSVRNFPMSVADLRKRLKIKEGGDIYLFATTDAESNHLLFVCKKTAKPTCDSQ from the coding sequence TCTTTCTGTCTTAGCCCTCCAATCCCACCGCTACCCCGATATTGACATGGCCTTCCTGCTCGACCAGTTGGCAGGATGGCAAACTGCACGCACGAAACTGCCGTCGTGGGCAGCGAAGGAGGATATCATTTACCCACCGCATCTATCGATGGAACAGTGTTCAAGTGAGCAGACTGCGGAATATAAGGCACGATTGGTTGCACGCCTTGTAGGGCTGGAGAACATAGCTTCTTATGACCTTAATAACGATTGTAGCAGACCTTCTGTTGGAGAAAAAACTACTCCAAAGCAGCAAGAAAATCATGTTTGGAACAGTTTTGAAGGGTCGTTCTGCGACCTAACAGGCGGCTTTGGCGTTGATTTCTCCTTTATAGCACGCAGCTTTAAACGTGCTATTTATGTCGAACAGCAGGAGAACTTGTGCGAATTGGCACGTCATAACTTCCACGCCTTAGGCTTGACACATGCTGAAGTGGTTAATGCCGACGGTACAGCCTACCTCCATCAGCTCGACCATGTGTCTGTGTTATTCCTCGATCCTGCGCGTCGTAATGAACAAGGAGGTAAGACGGTGCTGATAAGTGATTGTGCACCCGATGTCTTGGCATTGGAAGAAGAACTCTTAGTGAAGGCTGATTCTGTTGTTATAAAGCTATCGCCAATGCTCGATTGGCATCGTGCTGTGGACGAACTCAATCGCTTGGGCAATGTTGTTCGTGAGGTACATATCGTCTCTGTACGCAATGAATGTAAGGAATTGTTGCTGGTATTGCGGAAAACGAAAGGTGAAAAAGATGACAAGACGGCTACGGAAAAAGCCTTGAAGGTCTTCTGTGTGAATGATAATAACATCGTTTCTTATTCTCTTGATGAGGCTTTAAGCGTATCACAGCGACTTCTTTCGGCTGTTCCCAAAGCTGGTCAGTATCTCTATGAGCCCAATGCTTCATTGATGAAAGCAGGCTGTTTTGCTTTGCTTACTGCCCGTTATCCACTTTCAGCACTCAGTTTTAATTCTCATCTTTTTGTCTCTGAGGAGGCTATTAATGATTTCCCAGGTCGTCAGTTTGAGATAACAGCGGTTTCATCGTTCAATAAGAAAGAGTTACGACGTAGTCTTTCGGGGATAGACAAAGCTAATCTTTCCGTGCGCAACTTCCCTATGAGTGTTGCGGATTTGCGCAAACGGCTGAAGATAAAAGAGGGTGGAGATATCTACCTTTTTGCTACTACTGATGCAGAAAGCAATCACCTGCTTTTCGTTTGCAAGAAAACAGCGAAACCAACTTGTGACTCTCAATAA
- a CDS encoding endonuclease I family protein, which produces MNRYFKMVIATALIGVTTSANAIDRKTLAQYASSLQGLKKEQLKAALYKLMDKKKVLPYGGGGKGTWWGFWYSDRDPQTNECYNRYSDKKFYFESTNTGRAIGGMNIEHSFPKSWWGKEKNDAWCDLYNLYPSDSKANSSKSNFVMGVVVNVKEEAGAGYDKVGMGYADGQLVKMWEPGDRFKGEFSRSYMYMATTYQNLSFVSEGAKQLQTGAYPTLKKWSSDLFRQWSKNDRVDEMEIKRNEAIYKIQNNRNLFIDYPNLAEYVWGDSMDVEFNPYRSITTASDDARYTSVIVPEDPVTPDNPQVTPQGGTFVKTTTVPVAGKRYVLVAKTGSNFVIVSTLKGKPYGYLPTKGITDNNEKVNVADDQSVLTLEQGTTGFYIKDANDKYFGQEDKYKTVQFVTKDKAVEWTLEPKADGTFTITSSTGHVLQYDTKYKSFGAYKPASANGIYPMLYVEDKTAGIGTIWTVTTTDEAVYNLQGVRMPADAQLAPGIYIRGGKKFIVR; this is translated from the coding sequence ATGAACAGGTATTTCAAAATGGTCATCGCTACAGCGTTGATTGGTGTAACAACATCGGCTAATGCGATCGATCGTAAGACATTAGCGCAGTACGCTTCTTCGTTACAAGGACTGAAGAAAGAGCAGTTAAAGGCAGCTTTATACAAGCTGATGGACAAGAAGAAGGTCTTACCATACGGCGGAGGTGGTAAAGGAACGTGGTGGGGATTCTGGTATTCAGACCGTGATCCGCAGACAAACGAGTGCTATAATCGTTATAGTGACAAGAAGTTTTACTTTGAAAGCACAAATACTGGTAGAGCTATTGGTGGTATGAACATTGAACATTCTTTCCCAAAGAGCTGGTGGGGAAAAGAGAAGAATGATGCTTGGTGCGATCTCTATAACCTTTATCCATCCGACTCAAAGGCTAATAGCTCAAAGAGTAACTTTGTTATGGGCGTTGTTGTCAACGTTAAAGAAGAAGCTGGTGCAGGCTATGACAAGGTTGGAATGGGCTATGCTGATGGTCAGCTTGTAAAGATGTGGGAGCCGGGCGACCGTTTCAAGGGCGAATTCTCACGCAGCTATATGTATATGGCTACTACCTATCAGAATCTTAGCTTTGTTTCAGAAGGTGCCAAACAATTGCAGACAGGTGCTTATCCAACGCTGAAAAAGTGGTCATCAGACCTCTTCCGCCAGTGGAGCAAGAATGACCGTGTAGATGAGATGGAAATCAAACGCAACGAAGCTATCTACAAGATTCAGAATAACCGCAACCTTTTCATCGACTATCCTAACCTTGCTGAGTACGTATGGGGTGATAGTATGGATGTAGAGTTTAACCCTTATCGCTCTATAACAACAGCTTCGGATGATGCAAGATACACAAGCGTGATTGTTCCTGAAGACCCTGTAACGCCAGACAATCCGCAGGTAACACCACAGGGCGGGACTTTCGTGAAGACAACAACAGTCCCAGTAGCAGGCAAACGTTACGTTCTTGTAGCTAAAACTGGCAGCAATTTTGTTATAGTATCTACTTTGAAGGGTAAGCCATATGGATATCTGCCAACAAAGGGCATCACTGATAATAATGAGAAGGTGAATGTTGCTGATGACCAGTCGGTTCTTACTTTGGAGCAGGGAACAACAGGTTTCTATATCAAGGATGCTAACGACAAGTACTTCGGGCAGGAGGATAAGTACAAGACCGTTCAGTTTGTGACTAAAGATAAGGCGGTAGAGTGGACGTTGGAGCCAAAGGCTGATGGTACATTCACAATCACATCTTCTACGGGACATGTACTTCAGTATGATACCAAATATAAGTCATTTGGTGCATATAAGCCAGCTTCAGCTAATGGAATCTATCCAATGCTCTATGTAGAAGACAAGACAGCGGGAATAGGAACCATATGGACTGTAACAACCACTGATGAGGCTGTTTATAACTTGCAGGGTGTTCGTATGCCAGCTGATGCACAACTCGCTCCTGGTATCTATATCCGTGGTGGTAAGAAGTTTATTGTGAGATAA